A window from Streptomyces sp. NBC_00299 encodes these proteins:
- a CDS encoding acyl-CoA dehydrogenase family protein — MDFGFAAEDEAFRAEARAWLDEYAKDAQDRRSWERVLGKAGWIGLGWAEHGYGNRSATLTQQVVWAEEYARSGAPARSGHIGEKLLAPTLVAHGTEAQKGRFLPAVAAGDELWCQGYSEPGAGSDLAGIRTKAELGSDGVYRVTGQKIWTSLAHEADWCFVLARTDPESIRHRGLTFLLVPMDQPGRIEVRPIRQLTGTSDFNEVFFDGAHARVEHVVGGEGGGWQVAMSLLGFERGVSTLAQQVGFAEELGRVVRAAVESGAVEDPVVRERLVRQWAELRVMRWNALRTLGRSGDAGAPSVAKLLWGGWHQRLGELAVLVGGAAAGVGPGKWSPSAPYELDEAQQLFLFSRADTIYGGSDQVQRTIIAERVLGLPREPKGVA; from the coding sequence ATGGACTTCGGGTTCGCGGCGGAGGACGAAGCGTTTCGTGCGGAAGCGCGGGCGTGGCTCGATGAGTACGCCAAGGACGCTCAGGACCGCCGCAGTTGGGAGCGCGTGCTTGGCAAAGCCGGGTGGATAGGGCTCGGTTGGGCCGAGCACGGATACGGCAACCGGAGCGCCACCCTCACCCAGCAGGTCGTCTGGGCCGAGGAGTACGCGCGGTCGGGGGCGCCGGCGCGGTCCGGGCACATCGGGGAGAAGCTTCTCGCGCCCACTCTCGTCGCGCACGGGACCGAGGCGCAGAAGGGTCGTTTCCTGCCGGCCGTCGCGGCCGGGGACGAGTTGTGGTGTCAGGGGTACAGCGAACCCGGCGCCGGGTCGGATCTCGCGGGGATTCGGACCAAGGCCGAGCTCGGGTCGGACGGGGTGTACCGGGTCACCGGGCAGAAGATCTGGACGTCTCTCGCCCACGAGGCCGACTGGTGCTTCGTGCTCGCCCGCACGGACCCCGAGTCGATCCGGCATCGCGGGCTGACGTTCCTGCTCGTGCCCATGGACCAGCCGGGGCGCATAGAGGTGCGGCCCATTCGGCAGCTGACGGGGACCAGCGACTTCAATGAGGTGTTCTTCGACGGGGCCCACGCGCGCGTGGAGCACGTCGTCGGGGGCGAGGGCGGTGGCTGGCAGGTCGCGATGAGTCTGCTCGGATTCGAGCGGGGCGTGTCGACGCTGGCCCAGCAGGTCGGGTTCGCCGAGGAGCTGGGGCGGGTGGTGCGGGCCGCCGTGGAGTCGGGGGCGGTCGAGGACCCCGTGGTGCGCGAGCGGCTCGTGCGGCAGTGGGCCGAGCTGCGGGTGATGCGGTGGAACGCCTTGCGCACACTGGGGCGGTCCGGGGACGCCGGGGCGCCCAGCGTGGCCAAGCTGTTGTGGGGTGGCTGGCATCAGCGGCTCGGGGAGCTGGCGGTGCTGGTGGGGGGCGCGGCTGCCGGGGTCGGGCCCGGCAAGTGGTCGCCCTCGGCGCCGTATGAACTCGACGAGGCGCAGCAGCTGTTCCTCTTCTCCCGGGCCGACACCATTTACGGCGGGTCCGATCAGGTTCAGCGCACGATCATCGCCGAGCGGGTGCTCGGTCTGCCCAGGGAGCCCAAGGGGGTCGCTTGA
- a CDS encoding class I adenylate-forming enzyme family protein, translated as MNDTAHALSSSRTLWDLVTGRADRTPDRPALLQEDRSLSFGALRTRAERVAAGLYDMGVRPGTVVAWQLPTRIETALLSLALARLGAVQSPVIPFYRDREVGFALRESKAEFFAVPGEWRGFDHTEMARRLGAKGVFEAYGTLPDGDPAVLPPPPAEGTSVRWIYWTSGTTSDPKGVLHTDRSLLAGGSCLAHALRPTPGDVGSIAFPYAHIGGPDYMVMLLLYGFPAVMFEQFALPDALEGYRRHGVTIAGGSTAFYSMFLAEQRRMPAGEKAVPSLRLLAGGGAPKPPELYHAVVREMGVQLTHGYGMTEVPMITMGAPDDTAENLATTEGRPPREMEIRIVDGEVRLRGEAVCRGYLDPAQSAAAFDEEGFLRTGDLGWLTDSGHLVLTGRLKDVIIRKGENISAKEIEDLLHRHPAVGDVAVIGLPDAARGERVCAVVEQPPGADGLTLEALTSYLREEGLSTHKLPEQLEVVDALPRNETLRKVLKYKLRERFSGTA; from the coding sequence ATGAACGACACCGCTCACGCCCTGAGTTCCTCGCGCACTCTCTGGGACCTGGTCACCGGCCGCGCCGACCGCACCCCCGACCGCCCCGCCCTCCTCCAGGAGGACCGCTCGCTGTCCTTCGGCGCCCTGCGCACGCGTGCCGAGCGCGTGGCGGCGGGCCTGTACGACATGGGCGTCCGCCCCGGCACAGTCGTCGCCTGGCAGCTGCCCACCCGTATCGAGACAGCCCTGCTGTCCCTCGCGCTGGCGCGCCTGGGTGCCGTGCAGTCGCCGGTCATCCCGTTCTACCGGGACCGCGAAGTGGGCTTCGCGCTGCGGGAGTCGAAGGCGGAGTTCTTCGCCGTGCCGGGCGAGTGGCGGGGCTTCGACCACACGGAGATGGCACGGCGCCTGGGCGCGAAGGGCGTCTTCGAGGCGTACGGCACCCTGCCCGACGGCGATCCCGCGGTCCTGCCCCCGCCGCCCGCCGAGGGGACGTCGGTACGCTGGATCTACTGGACCTCGGGGACGACGTCCGACCCCAAGGGCGTCCTGCACACCGACCGCTCCCTGCTCGCGGGCGGTTCCTGCCTGGCGCACGCCCTGCGCCCCACGCCGGGCGACGTCGGCTCGATCGCCTTCCCCTACGCCCATATCGGCGGCCCGGACTACATGGTGATGCTGCTGCTGTACGGCTTCCCCGCGGTGATGTTCGAGCAGTTCGCGCTCCCGGACGCGCTGGAGGGGTACCGCCGGCACGGGGTGACGATCGCGGGCGGGTCCACGGCGTTCTACTCGATGTTCCTGGCGGAGCAGCGCAGGATGCCGGCCGGCGAGAAGGCGGTCCCCTCGCTGCGGCTGCTGGCGGGCGGCGGGGCACCGAAGCCGCCGGAGCTGTATCACGCCGTGGTGCGCGAGATGGGGGTGCAGCTCACCCACGGGTACGGCATGACCGAGGTGCCGATGATCACGATGGGGGCGCCGGACGACACGGCGGAGAACCTGGCGACGACCGAGGGAAGGCCGCCTCGGGAGATGGAGATACGGATCGTCGACGGCGAGGTGCGGCTGCGCGGGGAGGCGGTCTGCCGGGGCTATCTGGACCCGGCGCAGTCGGCGGCTGCCTTCGACGAGGAGGGGTTCCTGCGGACCGGTGATCTCGGGTGGCTGACGGACAGCGGGCACCTGGTGCTGACCGGCCGCCTCAAGGACGTGATCATCCGCAAGGGCGAGAACATCTCGGCGAAGGAGATCGAGGACCTGCTGCACCGGCATCCCGCGGTCGGGGACGTGGCGGTGATCGGGCTGCCCGACGCGGCGCGCGGGGAACGGGTGTGCGCGGTCGTGGAACAGCCGCCCGGCGCGGACGGGCTGACCCTGGAGGCGCTGACGTCGTATCTGCGCGAGGAAGGGCTGTCGACGCACAAGCTGCCGGAGCAACTTGAGGTGGTGGACGCCCTTCCACGCAACGAGACCCTGCGCAAGGTGCTCAAGTACAAGCTCAGGGAGCGCTTCTCGGGAACGGCGTAG
- a CDS encoding alcohol dehydrogenase catalytic domain-containing protein: MRGVLFDGKQVQVVDDLEVREPGPGEVLVAISAAGLCHSDLSVVDGTIPFPVPVVLGHEGAGVVEAVGVGVTHVEPGDHVALSTLANCGTCAECDRGRPTMCRQAIGRPGRPFRRGEQAVFQFASNSAFAERTVVKAVQVVRVPKDIPMPSAALIGCGVLTGVGAVLNRAKVDRGDSVVVIGTGGIGLNVLQGARLAGALRIVAVDANPAKEAVARQFGATDFLTSTEGVRELLPTGADHAFECVGRVELVRQAVDLLDRHGQAILLGVPPAGAEASFVVSSMYLDKSILGCRYGSSRPQRDIALYAELYRDGRLLLDELVTQTYPVEEFERAAADAEAGKVARGVLTF, translated from the coding sequence ATGCGCGGTGTGCTGTTCGACGGCAAGCAGGTGCAGGTCGTGGACGATCTGGAGGTGCGCGAACCCGGGCCCGGCGAGGTGCTGGTCGCGATCTCGGCGGCCGGGCTGTGCCACAGCGATCTGTCTGTGGTGGACGGGACCATACCCTTCCCGGTTCCTGTGGTTCTGGGCCATGAGGGCGCGGGAGTCGTGGAAGCGGTGGGTGTGGGCGTCACCCATGTCGAGCCCGGGGATCATGTGGCTCTGTCCACGCTCGCCAACTGCGGTACGTGCGCGGAGTGCGACCGGGGGCGGCCGACGATGTGCCGGCAGGCGATCGGGCGGCCGGGGCGGCCGTTCCGGCGGGGTGAGCAGGCGGTGTTCCAGTTCGCGTCCAACTCCGCCTTCGCGGAACGGACCGTGGTGAAGGCCGTACAGGTGGTCCGTGTCCCGAAGGACATCCCCATGCCCTCGGCCGCGCTGATCGGGTGCGGGGTGCTGACGGGCGTGGGCGCCGTGCTCAACCGGGCGAAGGTGGACCGCGGGGACAGCGTGGTCGTGATCGGCACCGGCGGTATCGGCCTCAACGTTCTTCAGGGCGCGCGGCTCGCGGGTGCGCTGCGGATCGTCGCCGTGGACGCGAATCCGGCGAAGGAGGCGGTGGCGCGGCAGTTCGGGGCGACCGACTTTCTGACCTCGACCGAGGGCGTGCGGGAACTGCTGCCGACGGGGGCGGACCATGCCTTCGAGTGCGTCGGACGGGTGGAGCTCGTCCGGCAGGCCGTCGACCTGCTCGACCGGCACGGGCAGGCGATTCTCCTGGGAGTTCCGCCGGCCGGTGCCGAGGCCTCCTTCGTCGTGTCCTCCATGTACCTCGACAAGTCCATCCTGGGCTGCCGGTACGGCTCGTCCAGGCCGCAGCGGGACATCGCGCTGTACGCCGAGCTGTACCGGGACGGGCGACTGCTGCTGGACGAGCTGGTGACGCAGACGTACCCGGTCGAGGAGTTCGAGAGGGCGGCGGCGGATGCGGAGGCGGGGAAGGTGGCGCGGGGCGTGCTCACGTTCTGA
- a CDS encoding EF-hand domain-containing protein translates to MVSSEYERRIAARFAGFDQDGNGYIDREDFNAAAKAVLAEFDTAARSDKGQSLYIGAEAFWQGMAGIADRDGDQRITREEFVNGAVKRLRDNPDRFAEIARPFLHAALAVADPDGDGSATVTDTARVLGCLGVAQDVARAAAATLDTDGDGKVAEGEVVTAFARYFTVPE, encoded by the coding sequence ATGGTCAGCAGCGAGTACGAGCGCAGGATCGCGGCCCGGTTCGCCGGCTTCGACCAGGACGGCAACGGCTACATCGACCGCGAGGACTTCAACGCGGCGGCCAAGGCCGTGCTCGCCGAGTTCGACACCGCCGCCCGCTCCGACAAGGGCCAGTCGCTCTACATCGGCGCCGAGGCGTTCTGGCAGGGCATGGCCGGTATCGCGGACCGGGACGGCGACCAGCGCATCACGCGCGAGGAGTTCGTGAACGGCGCGGTCAAGCGGCTGCGCGACAACCCGGACCGGTTCGCCGAGATCGCCCGCCCCTTCCTGCACGCCGCCCTCGCCGTGGCCGACCCCGACGGCGACGGATCCGCCACCGTCACCGACACCGCGCGGGTGCTGGGCTGCCTCGGTGTGGCGCAGGACGTTGCCCGGGCGGCAGCCGCCACGCTCGACACGGACGGCGACGGCAAGGTGGCGGAGGGCGAGGTCGTGACGGCGTTCGCCCGCTACTTCACGGTTCCCGAGTGA
- a CDS encoding cyclase family protein: MSLPDAFHEIAKRVNNWGRWGADDEIGTLNLITDEVVRKAAACVRTGRRIPLALPLQQDGVQTGMIPGRVNPLHAMVQINQEIFGPGTVACSDDAVTMGLQAATHWDALTHVSHSGRIYNGRPADTITPHAGAEFSGIDKARHIVSRGVLLDVARARGVTRLDGGHAVTPEDLEAAEELAGTRVRGGDIVLVRTGQIQVYLAGDKHAYGYPSPGLSIRTPEWFHARDVAAVANDTLTFEIFPPEKDDLWLPVHALDLVEMGMIQGQNWNLEELSTACGQEGRYAFLLSAMPEPFVGGTGTPVAPVALL; the protein is encoded by the coding sequence ATGTCACTGCCGGACGCGTTCCACGAGATCGCCAAGCGCGTGAACAACTGGGGCCGTTGGGGCGCCGACGACGAGATCGGCACCCTGAACCTGATCACCGACGAGGTGGTCCGCAAGGCCGCCGCCTGCGTCCGCACCGGCCGTCGCATCCCCCTCGCGCTGCCCCTCCAGCAGGACGGCGTGCAGACCGGGATGATCCCCGGACGCGTCAACCCGCTGCACGCCATGGTGCAGATCAACCAGGAGATCTTCGGCCCGGGAACCGTGGCCTGCAGCGACGACGCCGTGACCATGGGCCTGCAGGCCGCCACCCACTGGGACGCGCTCACCCACGTCTCGCACTCGGGCCGGATCTACAACGGCCGCCCCGCCGACACCATCACCCCGCACGCCGGCGCCGAGTTCAGCGGCATCGACAAGGCGCGGCACATCGTCTCGCGCGGGGTGCTGCTGGACGTGGCACGCGCGCGTGGCGTCACACGGCTCGACGGCGGGCACGCGGTCACGCCGGAGGACCTGGAGGCGGCCGAGGAACTCGCGGGCACGCGCGTGCGCGGCGGCGACATCGTGCTCGTACGGACAGGGCAGATCCAGGTCTATCTCGCCGGCGACAAGCATGCGTACGGCTATCCGTCGCCCGGTCTGTCGATCCGCACACCGGAGTGGTTCCACGCGCGTGATGTGGCGGCCGTCGCGAACGACACCCTCACGTTTGAGATATTTCCGCCCGAGAAAGATGATTTGTGGCTGCCCGTGCACGCGCTGGACCTGGTGGAAATGGGGATGATCCAGGGTCAGAACTGGAATCTCGAAGAGTTGTCCACAGCCTGTGGACAAGAGGGCCGCTACGCATTCCTGCTGTCGGCGATGCCCGAACCGTTCGTCGGCGGTACCGGGACTCCGGTCGCACCCGTGGCCCTGCTCTGA
- a CDS encoding acyl-CoA dehydrogenase family protein → MDLAYTPEEEEFRARLREWLREALPTLPPKPSPDDWPGRRAYDLGWQRMLHDAGYGDVHWGASPTVRLIFLEETEKAGAPYVGAGFVGLLHAGPTVAAEGTAEQRARWLPPILRGDEVWCQGFSEPDAGSDLAALRTRARRDGDDYVVTGSKIWTSHAEVADWCELLVRTDPEAPKHRGISWLAMPMDAPGITVRPLKTLAGSAEFAEMFLDEVRVPVANRVGAENDGWRVTMVTLSFERGTAFVGEVVACRRVLRELAVEARKNGRWDDPALRRRLGRLNAEFRALWRLTQWNVSEAELTGGVPGVGGSVFKLRYSHARQELYDAAADVLGPESLDLDRPWVLDRLSSLSYTIAAGTSQIQRNIVAERILGLPKGR, encoded by the coding sequence GTGGATCTGGCGTACACACCCGAGGAAGAGGAGTTCCGCGCCCGGTTGCGGGAGTGGCTGCGCGAGGCGCTGCCCACGCTGCCGCCGAAGCCGTCCCCCGACGACTGGCCGGGGCGCCGCGCCTACGACCTCGGCTGGCAGCGCATGCTCCACGACGCCGGGTACGGCGACGTCCACTGGGGCGCCTCCCCGACCGTACGGCTGATCTTCTTGGAGGAGACCGAGAAGGCGGGCGCGCCCTATGTGGGAGCGGGGTTCGTCGGGCTGCTGCACGCGGGGCCGACCGTCGCCGCCGAGGGAACGGCCGAACAGCGGGCCCGCTGGCTGCCGCCGATCCTGCGCGGGGACGAGGTCTGGTGCCAGGGCTTCAGCGAACCGGACGCCGGAAGCGACCTCGCGGCACTGCGCACGCGCGCGCGTAGGGACGGCGACGACTATGTGGTGACCGGGTCCAAGATCTGGACCTCCCATGCCGAAGTGGCCGACTGGTGCGAGCTGTTGGTGCGCACCGACCCCGAGGCGCCCAAGCACCGCGGCATCAGCTGGCTGGCCATGCCCATGGACGCGCCGGGCATCACCGTACGGCCGCTGAAGACCCTCGCCGGGTCGGCCGAGTTCGCCGAGATGTTCCTCGACGAGGTGCGGGTGCCGGTCGCCAACCGGGTCGGCGCCGAGAACGACGGCTGGCGCGTGACGATGGTGACCCTCTCCTTCGAGCGCGGTACGGCCTTCGTCGGCGAGGTCGTCGCCTGCCGGCGCGTACTGCGCGAACTCGCCGTCGAGGCACGCAAGAACGGGCGCTGGGACGATCCGGCACTGCGGCGGCGGCTGGGGCGGCTGAACGCCGAGTTCCGGGCGCTGTGGCGGCTGACGCAGTGGAACGTGAGCGAGGCCGAACTGACCGGTGGGGTTCCCGGCGTCGGGGGTTCGGTTTTCAAACTGAGGTACTCGCACGCCCGTCAGGAGCTCTACGACGCCGCGGCCGACGTGCTGGGGCCCGAGTCCCTCGACCTGGACCGGCCGTGGGTCCTCGACCGGCTGTCCTCGCTGTCGTACACCATCGCCGCCGGCACCTCGCAGATCCAGCGGAACATCGTGGCCGAGCGGATCCTCGGACTGCCGAAGGGGCGTTGA
- a CDS encoding ATP-binding protein, whose product MQVLQVQLEIRPDPAEVGRARRWARSRLAGSGIEADEPLAETLILLVSELVTNAVVHTGCPAVLRLSLQGAAQGCATVRLEVADRSDRAPVPRCVDGDATGGRGLALVDGLADRWGWSSEGAGKRIWCELDRSAQSRGASAYGSGASAYEGLAYEAV is encoded by the coding sequence GTGCAGGTGCTTCAAGTGCAGCTGGAGATCCGGCCCGATCCCGCTGAGGTGGGACGAGCCCGGCGGTGGGCCCGCTCGCGGCTCGCAGGCTCCGGGATAGAGGCCGACGAGCCGCTCGCCGAGACGCTGATCCTGCTCGTCTCCGAACTGGTCACCAACGCCGTGGTGCACACCGGTTGTCCGGCCGTGCTGCGGCTGTCGCTGCAGGGAGCGGCTCAGGGCTGCGCCACTGTGCGACTCGAGGTGGCCGACCGCAGTGACCGTGCGCCCGTGCCCCGCTGCGTCGACGGCGACGCGACGGGCGGGCGTGGACTCGCACTCGTCGACGGTCTCGCCGACCGGTGGGGCTGGAGCTCCGAGGGTGCCGGCAAGCGGATCTGGTGCGAACTGGACCGGAGTGCTCAGTCACGCGGCGCGTCCGCCTACGGGAGCGGGGCGTCGGCCTACGAAGGGCTCGCGTACGAAGCGGTGTGA
- a CDS encoding SDR family NAD(P)-dependent oxidoreductase translates to MGNFLAGKVVAVTGAGRGIGRAVAVAAAAEGARVVVNDYGVSVEGGSPTSEVAEAVVKEIEAAGGQAVAVADDISTMAGGQRLVDVALSSYGRLDGVVCVAGILRERMLFNMTEEEWDPVIATHLKGTFTVFRAASAVMRKQRAGTLIGFTSGNHQGSVSQANYSAAKGGIISLVRSAALGLHRYGVTANAVAPVARTRMSAGVPMELAEIGEPEDVAALVVYLLSDAAREHGVTGQVYTVAGPKIAVWAQPRELRAAYADGSWTPQRIAECLPGSVGVDPMPMLERVEAMARAAAEGARPNA, encoded by the coding sequence GTGGGGAACTTCTTGGCAGGCAAGGTCGTCGCCGTCACGGGCGCCGGGCGTGGCATCGGCCGGGCGGTCGCGGTCGCCGCTGCCGCCGAGGGCGCGCGGGTCGTCGTCAACGACTACGGGGTGTCGGTGGAGGGCGGCTCACCCACGAGCGAGGTCGCCGAGGCCGTGGTCAAGGAGATCGAGGCGGCGGGCGGACAGGCGGTCGCCGTCGCCGACGACATCTCCACGATGGCGGGCGGGCAGCGGCTGGTGGACGTCGCGTTGTCGTCGTACGGACGCCTCGACGGAGTCGTCTGTGTCGCCGGGATCCTGCGCGAACGGATGTTGTTCAACATGACCGAGGAGGAGTGGGATCCGGTGATCGCCACTCATCTGAAGGGGACGTTCACGGTGTTCCGGGCCGCCTCGGCGGTCATGCGCAAGCAGCGGGCCGGGACCCTGATCGGGTTCACCAGTGGGAACCATCAGGGGTCGGTGTCGCAGGCCAACTACAGCGCGGCGAAGGGCGGGATCATCTCGCTGGTGCGGAGCGCTGCGCTGGGCCTGCACCGGTACGGGGTGACCGCCAACGCGGTGGCGCCGGTGGCTCGTACGCGGATGTCGGCGGGCGTTCCCATGGAGCTGGCGGAGATCGGGGAGCCGGAGGATGTGGCGGCCCTGGTGGTCTACCTGCTGTCGGATGCGGCTCGGGAGCACGGGGTGACCGGGCAGGTCTACACCGTCGCCGGGCCGAAGATCGCGGTGTGGGCGCAGCCGCGGGAGCTGCGTGCCGCGTATGCCGACGGGTCCTGGACGCCGCAACGGATTGCCGAGTGCCTGCCGGGATCGGTGGGCGTGGACCCGATGCCGATGCTGGAGCGGGTGGAGGCGATGGCTCGGGCGGCGGCGGAGGGGGCGCGGCCCAACGCCTGA
- a CDS encoding acyl-CoA dehydrogenase family protein, giving the protein MRFQLTEDQLALRAGVRELLARRFGPQELRAAVDEPGRLDRALWRELGAAGFFALRLPEAHGGVGLGLPEAVLAFEEAGRTLLPGPLVATHLAAGTVPGAATGEAVVAAAGNGLVEWLEQADVVRGDAAGAVPLRSVDPLTPLHRVPAAGTVDPVAVLLTAAEQLGGATRACELAVQHARTREQFGQPIGAFQAIKHLCAEMLVRTETARAAVYAAAVTADPADIHTARLLADEAAVRGARDCLQVHGGMGFTWEFELHLHLKRAWVRTHRAGDATESEETLAAELLAQPI; this is encoded by the coding sequence ATGCGTTTCCAACTGACCGAGGACCAGCTGGCGTTGCGGGCCGGGGTGCGCGAGCTGCTGGCGCGCCGCTTCGGCCCGCAGGAGCTCAGGGCCGCCGTCGACGAGCCGGGCCGCCTGGACCGGGCGCTGTGGCGGGAGCTGGGTGCGGCCGGGTTCTTCGCGCTGCGGCTGCCGGAGGCGCACGGCGGCGTCGGACTCGGGTTGCCCGAAGCGGTGTTGGCCTTCGAGGAGGCGGGGCGGACGCTGCTGCCCGGGCCCCTCGTGGCGACGCACCTCGCGGCCGGGACGGTGCCTGGAGCGGCCACCGGGGAGGCGGTCGTGGCGGCCGCCGGCAACGGGCTCGTGGAGTGGCTGGAACAGGCGGACGTCGTGCGGGGGGATGCGGCGGGGGCCGTACCCCTGCGGTCGGTGGACCCGCTGACGCCCCTGCACCGGGTCCCCGCGGCCGGCACCGTGGACCCCGTCGCCGTCCTCCTCACCGCGGCCGAGCAACTGGGCGGGGCCACACGCGCGTGCGAGCTGGCCGTGCAACACGCCCGGACGCGTGAGCAGTTCGGGCAGCCGATCGGGGCCTTCCAGGCGATCAAGCACCTGTGTGCGGAGATGCTCGTGCGCACCGAGACGGCCCGTGCCGCGGTCTACGCGGCGGCCGTCACGGCCGACCCGGCCGACATCCACACCGCGCGGCTGCTCGCCGACGAGGCCGCCGTGCGCGGCGCCCGCGACTGCCTCCAGGTGCACGGCGGCATGGGGTTCACCTGGGAGTTCGAGCTCCATCTGCATCTCAAGCGCGCCTGGGTCCGGACGCACCGTGCGGGCGATGCTACGGAGAGTGAGGAGACTCTGGCCGCCGAACTTCTCGCACAGCCGATCTAA
- the ectB gene encoding diaminobutyrate--2-oxoglutarate transaminase, whose amino-acid sequence MTITQPDLGTHRDLSVFETLESEVRGYCRSWPTVFTRALGSRMYDEGGREYLDFFAGAGSLNYGHNNPVLKRALLDYLQQDGVTHGLDMSTTAKRTFLETFRDVLLRPRGLPYKVMFTGPTGTNAVEAALKLARKVKGRESIVSFTNAFHGMSLGSLAVTGNAFKRAGAGVPLVHTTPIPFDGYLGGGEPDFSWFERMLADKGSGLNQPAAVIVETVQGEGGINVARAEWLCRLSDVCKRQDMLLIVDDIQMGCGRTGAFFSFEEAGIVPDIVTVSKSISGYGLPMALCLFKPELDVWEPGEHNGTFRGNNPAFVTAAAALDAYWTDGELKKQTLARGEKVEWALRAIAVEHAQEVADLRGRGLVWGLEFHDKGRADRVARRAFELGLLIETSGPESEVVKLLPALTITPDELDEGLRILSRAVRETS is encoded by the coding sequence ATGACCATCACCCAGCCCGACCTCGGCACCCACCGCGACCTCAGCGTCTTCGAGACCCTGGAGTCGGAGGTCCGCGGATACTGCCGCAGCTGGCCCACCGTCTTCACCCGGGCCCTGGGCAGCCGCATGTACGACGAGGGAGGTCGCGAGTACCTGGACTTCTTCGCCGGCGCCGGCTCACTCAACTACGGCCACAACAATCCCGTCCTCAAACGGGCCCTGCTCGACTATCTGCAGCAGGACGGGGTCACCCACGGCCTGGACATGTCGACCACCGCCAAACGGACCTTCCTGGAAACGTTCCGCGATGTGCTGCTGCGCCCGCGCGGCCTTCCCTACAAGGTCATGTTCACCGGACCGACCGGCACCAACGCGGTCGAAGCCGCGCTGAAGCTGGCCCGCAAGGTCAAGGGGCGCGAGTCGATCGTGTCGTTCACCAACGCCTTCCACGGCATGTCGCTCGGCTCGCTCGCCGTGACCGGCAACGCCTTCAAGCGGGCGGGTGCGGGCGTTCCGCTGGTGCACACCACACCGATACCGTTCGACGGCTATCTGGGCGGCGGCGAACCGGACTTCTCGTGGTTCGAGCGCATGCTGGCCGACAAGGGCTCCGGCCTGAACCAGCCCGCCGCGGTGATCGTCGAGACGGTCCAGGGCGAGGGCGGCATCAACGTGGCGCGCGCCGAGTGGCTGTGCCGGCTCTCCGACGTCTGCAAGCGCCAGGACATGCTGCTGATCGTCGACGACATCCAGATGGGCTGCGGCCGCACCGGCGCGTTCTTCTCCTTCGAGGAGGCGGGCATCGTGCCGGACATCGTCACGGTGTCGAAGTCCATCAGCGGATACGGACTGCCCATGGCTCTGTGCCTGTTCAAGCCGGAGCTGGACGTCTGGGAGCCGGGTGAGCACAACGGCACCTTCCGCGGCAACAATCCGGCGTTCGTCACCGCGGCGGCCGCGCTCGACGCCTACTGGACCGACGGTGAGCTGAAGAAGCAGACCCTGGCCCGGGGCGAGAAGGTGGAGTGGGCGCTGCGGGCGATCGCCGTCGAGCACGCGCAGGAAGTCGCCGATCTGCGCGGCCGGGGCCTGGTCTGGGGTCTGGAGTTCCACGACAAGGGCCGCGCGGACCGCGTCGCCCGCCGTGCCTTCGAACTCGGTCTGCTGATCGAGACCTCCGGCCCGGAGAGCGAGGTCGTGAAGCTGCTGCCGGCGCTCACCATCACCCCCGACGAGCTCGACGAGGGCCTGCGCATTCTCAGCAGGGCCGTCCGCGAGACGTCCTGA